A window of the Magnetococcales bacterium genome harbors these coding sequences:
- the cas6e gene encoding type I-E CRISPR-associated protein Cas6/Cse3/CasE: MYFSQLTLDQSRLRLGWSGEYGLHKMVWNLFAGQADQPRDFLFHLNENGLSSILYTLSRREPQITDTPWQARTKPFAPQLATGDQLGFLLRANPVVTRAKKRHDVVMDAKHTLSSQGKPRKEWPSQAELVQQTASAWLRRRADSMGVEWGEICAEGYQIRRFSKPNKSTISLATVDFSGVLTVRQPQLFHEAVITGVGGAKGFGCGLMMLRRL; this comes from the coding sequence ATGTATTTCAGCCAATTGACCCTGGATCAATCCCGTCTGCGATTGGGATGGTCCGGGGAGTATGGACTTCACAAAATGGTCTGGAACCTCTTTGCCGGCCAGGCCGACCAACCCCGTGATTTTCTTTTTCACCTCAATGAAAATGGTCTCTCTTCCATTCTCTATACGCTCTCCCGGCGCGAACCCCAAATCACGGACACCCCCTGGCAGGCCCGAACCAAGCCCTTTGCCCCCCAATTGGCAACCGGAGACCAGCTGGGCTTTTTATTGCGCGCCAATCCCGTCGTCACCCGGGCCAAAAAGCGTCACGATGTGGTGATGGACGCCAAACACACCCTGTCATCCCAAGGCAAACCTCGAAAGGAGTGGCCCAGTCAGGCGGAATTGGTCCAGCAGACGGCCTCGGCCTGGCTCCGGCGGCGGGCTGATTCCATGGGGGTGGAGTGGGGGGAAATCTGTGCTGAAGGTTACCAGATCCGTCGTTTTTCCAAGCCCAATAAATCCACCATCTCTCTGGCGACGGTGGATTTTTCCGGTGTCTTGACCGTGCGTCAACCCCAGCTGTTCCATGAGGCTGTCATCACCGGGGTCGGCGGGGCCAAGGGGTTTGGTTGCGGCTTGATGATGCTGCGCCGTCTTTAA